The proteins below are encoded in one region of Hordeum vulgare subsp. vulgare chromosome 3H, MorexV3_pseudomolecules_assembly, whole genome shotgun sequence:
- the LOC123441831 gene encoding electron transfer flavoprotein subunit alpha, mitochondrial-like — MLTDQISNFFLLKVLRIPPPDRTASAAPSTSASSPTTRAYNNKVVSSLHPLAISRFIPGSFVSTLIIAEHEGGLVKPSSLSALAVFEAIAKENKVSLLLGGSGPTLHKAAQHAASSHPLVNEVLVADSHVFAHPLAEPWAELLRSVQQKGGYSHVIASSTSFGKNLLPRAAALLDVSPVTDVTAISEPQVFVRPIYVGNALCTVRYTGESPCMMSIRSTSFSPATESMSETKVAPITQVDLSFLSEGLCGSLTILFYYQHSSMPSRVFVVNVALPFLDRGSVKTIF; from the exons ATGCTAACCGACCAAATTTccaatttttttttgttaaaagtaTTGCGGATCCCGCCGCCGGACAGGACTGCCTCCGCCGCACCTTCAACTTCCGCATCATCCCCGACGACCCGCGCCTACAACAACAAGGTCGTCTCCTCCCTCCATCCCTTGGCTATTAGTCGATTTATCCCAGGGTCATTCG TGAGCACACTGATCATAGCGGAGCACGAAGGCGGGCTTGTCAAGCCATCTTCCCTGAGCGCGTTGGCGGTATTCGAGGCCATCGCCAAAGAGAACAAGGTGTCTCTTCTTCTCGGTGGATCCGGACCGACGCTGCACAAGGCTGCCCAGCATGCTGCGTCTAGCCACCCATTGGTCAATGAg GTTCTTGTTGCGGATTCACACGTGTTTGCGCATCCTTTAGCTGAGCCTTGGGCTGAGCTCCTCCGCTCCGTGCAGCAGAAAGGTGGATATTCTCATGTGATAGCCTCGTCGACGTCGTTTGGGAAGAATTTGCTTCCACGTGCAGCGGCTCTTCTAGATGTCTCCCCTGTCACAGACGTCACTGCCATATCAGAACCACAGGTCTTTGTGAG GCCAATTTATGTTGGAAATGCACTCTGCACTGTACGATATACCGGGGAGTCTCCTTGTATGATGAGTATTAGATCAACATCATTTTCCCCAGCTACTGAGTCTATGTCAGAAACTAAAGTTGCGCCCATAACCCAGGTTGATCTCTCTTTCCTCAGTGAAGGTTTGTGTGGTTCCCTCACCATATTATTCTATTATCAACACTCTTCTATGCCTAGCAGAGTTTTTGTTGTTAATGTTGCATTACCTTTCTTAGACCGTGGATCTGTTAAGACAATATTCTGA